CCGACGCGCCACACGGCAGTGCCGTCGAGCGTCGGGCAGAGAAGGGCGGCATCCGACCGGTCATGGAGGGTTTCTCGATGCGCAGGCATATCGGGCTCGGCGTTCTGGCGCTGCTGGCATCGGTCATCACCGGCATTTCGGCGGCAGGTCCGCTCAGGGCTGCGCTCGACCGGGTCGCGGGCACGGGCCTCGTGCCCAACCAGTACATCGTCGTGCTGGGCAAGCCGCAGGACGGCCAGGCCCTGGCCGGGCTTCCGGTTGCCGAGCAGGTGCGGACGCTGCTGGCCGGGGTGGGCGGCGGGCAGCTGCTGCACGTGTATGAGCATGCGCTGCGCGGCTTTGCCGTGCGCCTGACGCCGCTGCAGGCCGAGTTGCTGGCGCGGCATCCGCTGGTGGACTACGTCGAGCAGGATCGCGAAGTCCGCGCCGTGGCCACGCAGCTCAACGCAACCTGGGGGCTCGACCGCGTGGATCAGCGCAACCTGCCGCTGGACGGGCGCTACGGCTATCCCGACCTGGCCGGGCAGGGCGCGCACGTGTATGTGATAGACACCGGCATCAACCCGAACCATGTCGAGTTCAGCGGGCGCGTCGGCGCCAGCCGCAACTTCGTCGGCGGCCTGCTCGGCCTGGGCAGTCCCGATCCCAACGCCTGGCAGGACTGCAACGGCCATGGGACGCACGTGGCCGGCACCAGCGCCGGCAGCACCTACGGCATCGCCAAGAAGGCCACCGTGCATGCGGTGCGCGTGCTCGACTGCCAGGGCAGCGGCACCGGCTCGGCGATCATCGCCGGCATCGACTGGGTCGCCGCCAACCATCAGGCGCCGGCGGTGGCCAACCTGTCGCTGGGTACCGTGGGCGGGCGCTCGCAGGCGCAGGAAGACGCCGTGCGCAACCTGGTGAACGCCAACGTCGCGGTGGCGGTGGCCGCGGGCAACGACAACGCCAATGCCTGCAACACCTCGCCGGCGGCGGAGCCGAGCGTGCTTACCGTCGGTGCGAGCACCCGGACCGATTCCCGTGACACGTCCTATTCCAACTTCGGCAGCTGCCTGGACCTGTTTGCGCCCGGCACCGGCATCACCTCGGCCTGGCACAGCAGCACGACCGCCACCAGCACCATCAGCGGCACGTCCATGGCCTCGCCGCATGTCGCCGGCGCGCTGGCGCTGCTGCGTGCCGCCAGCCCGGGCCTGGGCGCCGCGCAGACGCAGAACCAGCTCGTGGCCGACAGCACGTCCGGCGTGCTCAGCAACATCGGCAGCGGCTCGCCCAACAGGCTGCTCTACGTCGTCAATAGTGGCGGCACGCCGGTGGACAATCCGCCGCTGGCCGCCTTCAGCCACAGCTGCAATGGCTTGACCTGCAGCTTCGACGGCAGCAGCTCCAGCGACGATCACGGCATCGCCACCTACAGCTGGAATTTCGGCGACGGCGGCAGCGGCAATGGTGCCGTGCTGAATCACAGCTATGCGGCCGGCGGCAGCTACAGCGTGACCCTGACCGTCACCGACAGCGTGGGCCAGACGGACGGCGAGACCCGGACGGTGAGCGTCAGCAGCACGAGCGGGCCCTGCAGCGACTGCACAAAGGTCAGC
This portion of the Nevskiales bacterium genome encodes:
- a CDS encoding S8 family serine peptidase; this translates as MRRHIGLGVLALLASVITGISAAGPLRAALDRVAGTGLVPNQYIVVLGKPQDGQALAGLPVAEQVRTLLAGVGGGQLLHVYEHALRGFAVRLTPLQAELLARHPLVDYVEQDREVRAVATQLNATWGLDRVDQRNLPLDGRYGYPDLAGQGAHVYVIDTGINPNHVEFSGRVGASRNFVGGLLGLGSPDPNAWQDCNGHGTHVAGTSAGSTYGIAKKATVHAVRVLDCQGSGTGSAIIAGIDWVAANHQAPAVANLSLGTVGGRSQAQEDAVRNLVNANVAVAVAAGNDNANACNTSPAAEPSVLTVGASTRTDSRDTSYSNFGSCLDLFAPGTGITSAWHSSTTATSTISGTSMASPHVAGALALLRAASPGLGAAQTQNQLVADSTSGVLSNIGSGSPNRLLYVVNSGGTPVDNPPLAAFSHSCNGLTCSFDGSSSSDDHGIATYSWNFGDGGSGNGAVLNHSYAAGGSYSVTLTVTDSVGQTDGETRTVSVSSTSGPCSDCTKVSGSLSSGGTAYVTSSSGFGSGGGQFKGYLRGPANADFDLYLEKRTTGLLGSSWSIVARAEGSTSSEDIVYSGTAGTYRWRLKSYSGSGAYDFYYKNP